A region from the Nitrospirae bacterium YQR-1 genome encodes:
- a CDS encoding ParB/RepB/Spo0J family partition protein — protein sequence MLKITREALRKGAEGNINSRFMSVLSKTGHENIPVSNIILRAQIRQELKEDKRFNQLLESVRSKGVLQPILVTEGGNKQYLLIAGERRYRAACALGLDTIAARVLHNVTDKDIVEIQLVENIIREDLNCLDEAEGYFKYYIAGVKPPEDSEAAADCQVMINALMTYTRAPERLTSDVADTVSAILKISGKSARTLQRLLTLLRLPQMVKDALREKTISLSIGYTLAGYTDHPGFDEICEKVLTLKITKQEVAALFNAPTGGSAQHRLLIKFRNLCSDVQNNMETLSETETNAIKKEIRAVLRVLDKK from the coding sequence ATGCTTAAAATTACAAGAGAAGCTCTGAGAAAAGGTGCGGAGGGAAACATAAACTCCCGCTTTATGTCTGTGCTGTCAAAGACCGGCCATGAGAATATCCCTGTCTCAAACATAATCCTCAGGGCTCAGATAAGGCAGGAATTAAAAGAGGACAAGCGCTTTAATCAACTGCTGGAGTCGGTACGCAGCAAGGGAGTGCTTCAGCCCATACTTGTGACTGAGGGGGGCAATAAGCAGTATCTCCTCATAGCCGGTGAAAGAAGATACCGCGCGGCTTGTGCCCTTGGGCTTGACACCATTGCGGCTCGGGTGCTGCATAATGTCACTGACAAGGACATTGTTGAAATCCAGCTGGTTGAAAATATCATCCGGGAGGACCTCAATTGCCTGGATGAAGCTGAGGGGTATTTTAAGTACTATATTGCCGGAGTTAAGCCGCCTGAGGACTCTGAGGCCGCAGCGGATTGTCAAGTCATGATTAATGCACTCATGACCTATACAAGAGCTCCTGAGAGACTCACTTCCGATGTTGCGGACACAGTGTCCGCAATCTTAAAAATATCGGGGAAATCCGCCAGAACCCTTCAAAGACTTCTAACTCTGCTGCGCCTTCCGCAAATGGTTAAAGACGCTTTAAGAGAGAAAACCATTAGTTTATCCATCGGTTATACATTGGCCGGCTACACTGACCATCCCGGCTTTGACGAAATTTGTGAAAAGGTGCTAACCTTAAAAATTACAAAGCAAGAAGTAGCGGCTCTCTTTAATGCTCCCACAGGCGGCTCCGCGCAACACCGGCTTCTCATCAAGTTCAGAAATCTTTGCAGTGATGTTCAGAACAACATGGAAACCCTCTCGGAGACGGAGACAAATGCTATAAAGAAAGAGATCAGGGCTGTACTTAGAGTTTTAGATAAGAAATGA
- a CDS encoding ParA family protein encodes MAEIITVINQKGGVGKTTVAVNLSSFMSEYFKKILLLDFDPQSDASVWMCKHYGGEHTGYKTSPPPRIEDILRFGLQQSNLEDEAFRRQLKQFSKEASGNTEPAVITTSLNLDKIDREMTGIGERKATAKLVDTIKIISEDYDLVLIDTAPYISNLHYIVVSASDYILIPITLDATAIGGGGNVITLILSDVIKYYNNPHVSVLGVLINNYEKVSNISKAMEDMASEVFGELIFKTRIKSAVKLRELPLLNSTLDKIYPKLPLSQDFKNLAEEIYERMRGRRPRATTD; translated from the coding sequence ATGGCGGAGATAATCACGGTAATTAACCAAAAGGGTGGTGTGGGAAAAACCACGGTTGCCGTTAATCTCAGTAGTTTCATGTCGGAGTATTTCAAGAAAATACTGCTGCTGGACTTTGACCCCCAGTCTGATGCCTCCGTCTGGATGTGTAAACACTACGGTGGAGAGCATACAGGGTACAAAACATCCCCCCCCCCAAGAATCGAGGATATTTTACGCTTTGGCCTGCAACAAAGCAACCTTGAAGATGAGGCTTTTAGGCGGCAACTGAAACAATTTTCGAAAGAAGCCTCAGGGAACACTGAGCCGGCTGTTATTACCACCTCCTTAAATCTGGATAAGATTGACCGTGAAATGACAGGCATCGGCGAGCGTAAGGCCACCGCTAAACTTGTTGACACCATAAAGATTATATCTGAGGACTATGACCTTGTGTTGATTGATACAGCCCCGTATATTTCAAATCTTCACTATATTGTTGTCAGCGCCTCAGATTACATCCTGATTCCCATAACCCTTGATGCAACCGCCATAGGCGGCGGCGGTAATGTCATAACCCTGATACTCTCAGACGTCATAAAATACTATAACAACCCGCACGTCTCGGTGCTGGGAGTACTCATAAACAACTACGAGAAGGTATCAAACATATCTAAGGCGATGGAAGATATGGCTTCGGAGGTCTTTGGTGAGCTTATCTTTAAAACGCGCATTAAAAGTGCCGTAAAACTCCGTGAACTTCCCCTGCTTAACTCCACCCTTGATAAGATATATCCTAAACTTCCCCTGTCGCAGGATTTTAAAAACCTTGCAGAGGAGATATATGAAAGGATGAGGGGGCGGAGGCCCCGGGCAACTACAGACTGA
- a CDS encoding class I SAM-dependent methyltransferase yields MKSGFDALRGLYEKYAEELVSLSVLSHGVYNNFLSKGYGATFADVESEILYMLVRSYKPKVVFEVSPDCGYSTHYILQALTKNNYGDLYSFELSKTIRGIPTEEVISAVQHPSSDLNRLHVIIGDARLKTLQTGLTPDLVFIDSCHEDYFAEWYIKCLLALCKGPALIHDIMYPKGTPEFSSESYYVQLQLLKMKCPHVFIGDFDDFFENERAKMFLHGRREYYSNALLIEDCSCLNLSLSEYDKGLIMQYFSTCNDAWKIQSSQLPDWKDREENTGEYLKSGAAVFTRQQYEALFEMLPLTFTHETLLDNSAERLSKTGIIKANINNVSNLYSFVTIKSKIKDGGAGKKCIGGDSGFLTATDSYNPVEVFHLLSNMQKNPSEYYNDKNIAGTIIKNPCVAVFWKLKIIESINESAQWKYSQVNFILPEIQNSLIYNKFLALQIINDPLLLNNLIPAIFSDYNITADKRYPILYRYLTFILKKYRKYITEQLREEMRNSILLLSKNKRKAAFEASTELLLCGDLKTAMRIYNNYKKNNRVGLQERLIYFRQIKSKIKEFLRSRIMDRGI; encoded by the coding sequence ATGAAATCAGGTTTTGACGCACTGCGAGGACTTTATGAGAAATACGCAGAGGAGCTTGTCTCCCTCAGTGTCCTGTCACACGGGGTTTATAACAACTTCTTATCAAAAGGCTATGGCGCCACATTTGCTGATGTGGAATCAGAGATTCTTTATATGCTTGTCCGTAGCTATAAGCCCAAAGTGGTTTTTGAAGTCTCTCCCGATTGCGGCTACTCCACTCACTATATCCTACAGGCTCTTACTAAAAATAACTACGGAGACCTCTACAGTTTTGAATTAAGTAAAACAATCAGGGGAATCCCCACTGAGGAGGTCATAAGCGCTGTACAACACCCCTCCTCGGATTTAAACCGTTTACATGTTATCATCGGTGATGCCCGCTTAAAAACTCTTCAAACCGGCCTCACCCCGGACCTTGTCTTTATTGACAGCTGCCACGAGGATTATTTTGCCGAGTGGTATATAAAGTGCCTCCTTGCTCTTTGCAAAGGCCCGGCTCTCATTCATGACATAATGTACCCAAAAGGAACCCCTGAGTTTTCCTCCGAATCTTACTATGTACAGCTGCAGTTATTGAAAATGAAATGTCCACATGTGTTTATCGGTGACTTTGATGATTTCTTTGAAAATGAAAGAGCAAAAATGTTCCTGCACGGACGCAGAGAGTACTACTCAAATGCCCTCTTAATTGAGGATTGCTCTTGTTTGAACCTCTCACTTTCAGAATATGACAAAGGCCTCATTATGCAGTATTTCTCTACCTGCAATGATGCGTGGAAAATACAAAGCTCACAGCTCCCGGACTGGAAAGACCGGGAGGAAAACACGGGTGAATATTTAAAATCCGGTGCCGCTGTTTTTACAAGGCAACAGTATGAAGCACTCTTTGAAATGCTTCCTCTGACTTTTACACATGAAACCCTGCTTGATAACTCAGCGGAAAGACTATCGAAAACCGGAATTATCAAAGCTAACATAAACAATGTCTCCAACCTGTATTCCTTTGTCACAATAAAATCAAAAATAAAAGACGGCGGCGCCGGTAAAAAATGTATCGGCGGCGACTCAGGTTTTCTTACCGCCACCGATAGCTATAACCCGGTTGAAGTCTTCCACCTGTTATCCAACATGCAAAAAAACCCCTCTGAGTACTATAATGATAAAAACATTGCCGGCACCATTATTAAAAACCCCTGTGTCGCTGTTTTCTGGAAACTCAAAATTATAGAGTCCATCAATGAATCCGCACAATGGAAATACTCTCAGGTTAACTTTATTTTGCCTGAAATACAAAACTCTCTTATATATAATAAATTTCTGGCTTTACAAATAATTAACGACCCCCTGTTGTTAAATAATTTGATTCCCGCAATTTTTTCAGATTATAATATTACAGCTGATAAGAGATATCCCATATTGTACAGATACTTAACGTTTATACTAAAAAAATACCGCAAATACATTACGGAGCAATTAAGAGAGGAAATGCGCAACAGCATTTTATTATTGTCGAAAAACAAAAGAAAGGCTGCTTTTGAGGCCTCCACCGAGTTGCTGCTCTGTGGAGATTTAAAGACGGCAATGAGGATTTACAACAATTACAAAAAGAACAACCGGGTAGGTTTACAAGAGAGACTTATTTATTTCAGACAAATAAAGTCAAAGATTAAGGAGTTTTTAAGAAGCCGCATTATGGATAGAGGCATTTGA
- a CDS encoding replication initiation protein yields MRKYKKKKRYKIMTIGKSKQLLVVKSNDLNQAHYRLTISEQRVILMMVSMIQPGDEDFHIYRIKVSDFLKLLGVKNQQMYSEVKKITKSLIEKVLTIKRPRSELQLSWFSSAEYFDGEGYVELCFDPKLKPYLLGLKECFVQYQLKNVIKLKSSYSIRMYELLKQYEKLGRKSYSIEELKPVLGIKPDEYVLYKHFKTRIITRAQEELKAGTDIAFEFKEMKTGRKVTSLEFFITTNKVSKDKLLDMSIVKSNEMERSIASMKDTERELFETLQNYYQLSREQACAVVTEVLPEKGHQYVIDLLDYCREYCQQRIKQGIKCRIGAITSSAFKKGWQTQPSLFDKEIKAKELQKIKEQQQERKRMEEERLQFKQIKDRTDEILNTMSDNEIKIEFPAWLEENRKYFYDTFYKPGMDIQRIRAGNLRTPLREYIEEKYL; encoded by the coding sequence ATGAGAAAATACAAAAAAAAGAAGCGCTATAAAATTATGACTATTGGCAAAAGCAAGCAGTTGTTGGTAGTTAAATCCAACGACCTTAATCAGGCTCATTACAGGCTTACCATCTCGGAGCAGAGAGTTATTTTAATGATGGTTTCGATGATCCAGCCCGGTGATGAGGACTTCCACATTTACAGAATCAAAGTCTCAGACTTTTTAAAGCTCCTTGGTGTTAAGAATCAGCAAATGTACTCAGAGGTAAAGAAAATAACCAAAAGCTTAATCGAAAAAGTGCTTACTATAAAAAGACCCAGGTCTGAGCTGCAATTGTCATGGTTTTCCTCAGCGGAGTATTTTGACGGAGAGGGTTATGTGGAACTTTGCTTTGACCCAAAACTTAAACCATATTTGCTGGGTTTGAAGGAGTGCTTTGTACAGTATCAACTCAAAAATGTAATTAAGTTAAAAAGCTCGTACTCTATACGAATGTATGAACTGTTGAAGCAGTATGAAAAGTTAGGCAGAAAGAGTTATTCGATAGAGGAACTGAAACCTGTTTTAGGAATAAAGCCGGATGAATATGTCCTCTATAAACATTTTAAAACCAGAATTATAACAAGAGCTCAAGAAGAGTTAAAGGCGGGTACTGATATTGCCTTTGAATTCAAAGAAATGAAGACAGGCCGTAAAGTGACCTCTCTGGAGTTTTTTATTACTACCAATAAGGTTTCTAAGGATAAACTCCTCGATATGAGCATTGTAAAGAGTAATGAGATGGAAAGATCAATTGCCTCTATGAAAGACACTGAGCGGGAATTGTTTGAAACACTTCAAAATTATTATCAACTATCACGTGAACAGGCTTGTGCTGTAGTGACGGAGGTGCTCCCGGAAAAAGGACATCAGTATGTTATCGACCTTTTGGATTACTGCCGTGAGTACTGTCAACAGAGGATAAAACAAGGTATAAAGTGCCGGATAGGCGCTATTACCAGTTCCGCCTTTAAAAAAGGCTGGCAAACTCAGCCGTCTCTCTTTGATAAAGAAATAAAGGCCAAAGAACTGCAAAAAATAAAAGAGCAGCAACAAGAGCGTAAACGCATGGAAGAGGAAAGACTTCAGTTTAAACAAATCAAAGACCGCACAGATGAGATTCTAAACACTATGTCCGATAATGAAATAAAAATTGAATTCCCTGCGTGGCTTGAAGAAAACCGTAAGTATTTCTATGATACTTTCTACAAACCGGGTATGGACATACAACGTATAAGAGCAGGCAATCTGAGAACACCCCTCAGAGAGTATATTGAAGAAAAATACTTATGA
- a CDS encoding type II toxin-antitoxin system VapC family toxin: protein MNFLFDTNIVAFLYDKNSKNHTKIYNQFSALKDEDNLFVSVLTIYEMQYSILNGEPTLQKFFRASLKALEEHFQILPVNKNGAYFYGELKSFLRKNKKINRENIKKHNIDIILASTARTENCVLVSADKIYDSCREIWKNFKFQNWLD from the coding sequence ATGAATTTTTTATTTGATACCAATATCGTGGCATTTCTGTATGATAAAAATTCTAAAAATCATACGAAAATTTACAATCAATTTTCAGCACTAAAAGACGAAGATAATCTTTTTGTTTCCGTTTTGACCATTTATGAAATGCAATACAGTATTCTTAATGGAGAACCAACACTACAAAAATTTTTTAGAGCAAGCTTAAAAGCTCTTGAAGAACACTTTCAAATTTTACCAGTGAACAAGAACGGAGCTTATTTTTACGGAGAATTGAAAAGTTTTTTAAGAAAAAACAAAAAAATAAATAGGGAAAATATTAAAAAGCATAATATTGATATTATTTTAGCCAGCACAGCCAGAACGGAAAATTGTGTTTTAGTGAGTGCTGATAAAATTTATGACAGCTGTAGAGAAATTTGGAAAAATTTTAAATTTCAAAATTGGTTAGACTAG
- a CDS encoding UPF0175 family protein, with the protein MQISLPDIERLVEIDQTYLKEALAAILYHTGKISEKEACDITGMTHREFEEILPKFGFSIPPKQVDIAVTTVQTDEQKSSKWALLAEKIHQDSPLNGHSEDLLKLVKEFREDFAFKHDFSDDK; encoded by the coding sequence GTTGAAATAGACCAAACCTATTTGAAAGAGGCTTTGGCCGCTATTCTTTACCATACCGGTAAAATTTCAGAAAAAGAGGCGTGCGACATAACGGGTATGACCCACCGAGAATTTGAAGAAATATTACCCAAGTTTGGTTTCTCTATCCCTCCAAAACAGGTGGACATTGCAGTGACAACCGTGCAAACAGATGAACAAAAATCATCAAAGTGGGCATTATTGGCCGAAAAAATACATCAAGATAGTCCATTAAACGGCCATAGCGAAGATTTATTAAAGTTGGTTAAAGAATTTAGAGAAGATTTTGCTTTTAAGCATGATTTTAGTGATGATAAATAA